From Rhinolophus sinicus isolate RSC01 linkage group LG15, ASM3656204v1, whole genome shotgun sequence, the proteins below share one genomic window:
- the DBF4B gene encoding protein DBF4 homolog B produces MAESRLRPPDLGAQLRVSSCLGKCQKSSPDAGRRQPFSGKSFYLDLPAGKNLQFLTGAIQQLGGVIEGFLSKEVSYIVSSRREAKTESSGMSHRGCSSPSDVRVEMSSMTDAKGSHNRPSQKPVDSVPMSRGKELLQKAIRNQGSSSGGGSGSSSSLLTNARSWGVRILHVDEMMMHVQQLSLDAFCVKKQGPKKPEGTCPAESRTRKVARLKAPFLKIEDESRKFRPFHHQFKSFPEISFLGPKAASPFEAPTTTGSLHRTREPKDREPSPQSVARTMPRRKKGYCECCQEAFEELHGHLQSAQHQGFALEAHPYAQVDRIIAQLSHSFADIPFQATRPRQPGSPASDHDPLCPETVPRSQPSDAGASSSRMREKDDHQAPGILEQDGIVGGMKAPAEHMGAGKTPGPAASCQELGGSVGTTVDPPGTPVSNSPACHCLLTNSSFADLSSDTDLARVGHKRKVQFSSGNAEKRPGVPWPQASFFAPRGPRPCGTGPTNSRHLSFPLPGHEPKPLASLLPSCHPQTSLSSSDPSLSQPTDRPSELWATQPPWPGGGYSPGPEDSECAAPGSVSQQADQLPSCPAGPGQLSAHLHSAVGMQPPGRPVESQATSLPHCLPASRGASCSRWLWGPQPLPVPCLPVSQPQPSTNRELLL; encoded by the exons GTAATTGAGGGTTTTCTGAGCAAAGAAGTAAGTTACATCGTGTCTAGCCGCAGGGAGGCGAAGACAGAGAGCAGTGGGATGAGCCACAGAGGGTGCTCCAGCCCCAGCGACGTCAGAGTGGAAATGTCGTCCATGACCGATGCCAAAGGCAGCCACAACAGGCCTTCACAGAAACCCGTAGACTCG GTGCCTATGAGCAGAGGGAAAGAGCTTCTACAGAAGGCCATCAGAAACCAG GGAAGCAGCAGCGGAGGAGGCAGTGGGAGCAGCAGCAGCCTCCTGACCAATGCCCGCTCCTGGGGAGTGAGGATTCTGCATGTGGATG AAATGATGATGCACGTGCAGCAACTCTCTCTAGATGCTTTCTGTGTGAAGAAACAAGGGCCAAAGAAGCCAGAG GGAACATGTCCAGCAGAGTCAAGAACGCGGAAAG TGGCCAGACTGAAAGCACCGTTCCTCAAAATCGAAGATGAGAGCAG GAAGTTTCGTCCTTTCCACCATCAGTTTAAATCCTttcctgaaatttcttttctGGGACCCAAAGCTGCAAGTCCCTTTGAGGCTCCGACGACCACGGGCAGCTTGCACCGTACCAG AGAACCCAAGGACCGAGAACCAAGCCCACAATCAGTGGCTCGCACCATGCCCAGGAGGAAGAAAGGCTACTGCGAGTGCTGCCAGGAGGCCTTTGAGGAGCTCCATGGG CATCTCCAGAGTGCCCAGCACCAGGGCTTTGCCCTAGAAGCCCACCCATATGCACAAGTCGATCGGATCATTGCCCAGCTCAGCCACAGCTTTGCAGACATCCCTTTCCAGGCCACTCGCCCCAG GCAGCCAGGCTCGCCGGCTTCGGATCATGACCCTCTGTGTCCTGAGACTGTGCCTCGCAGCCAGCCCTCCGATGCCGGGGCATCATCTTCCAGGATGAGGGAGAAAGACGACCACCAGGCCCCAGGCATCCTGGAACAGGATGGGATAGTGGGTGGCATGAAGGCACCAGCTGAACACATGGGGGCTGGCAAGACACCTGGACCAGCAGCAAGCTGCCAAGAGCTGGGGGGGTCGGTTGGTACCACTGTGGACCCCCCAGGGACACCGGTGTCCAATAGCCCTGCTTGCCATTGCCTCCTGACCAACTCCAGTTTTGCGGACCTCTCCTCTGACACAGACCTGGCACGTGTTGGCCACAAAAGGAAGGTTCAGTTCTCTAGTGGCAATGCCGAAAAGAGGCCAGGGGTGCCCTGGCCACAGGCCTCATTCTTTGCCCCAAGAGGCCCCCGTCCCTGTGGCACCGGGCCAACCAATAGCAGacatctttcttttccccttccagGCCATGAACCCAAGCCTctggcctccctcctgccctcttgCCACCCACAGACCAGCCTCTCCTCCTCCGACCCCTCCCTCTCGCAACCCACAGACAGGCCATCAGAGCTCTGGGCCACACAGCCCCCCTGGCCGGGAGGAGGATATTCCCCAGGACCTGAGGATTCTGAGTGTGCAGCCCCTGGCTCTGTCTCCCAGCAGGCTGACCAGCTTCCCAGCTGCCCCGCAGGTCCAGGCCAGCTGTCAGCCCACCTGCATTCAGCTGTGGGCATGCAACCCCCAGGAAGACCTGTGGAGAGCCAGGCTACCTCTCTCCCCCACTGTCTGCCAGCCAGTAGGGGAGCCAGCTGCTCCCGATGGTTGTGGGGCCCCCAGCCTCTCCCAGTCCCTTGCCTCCCCgtctcccagccccagcccagcaccAACAGAGAACTGCTCCTGTGA